In Paralcaligenes sp. KSB-10, the following are encoded in one genomic region:
- a CDS encoding class III extradiol ring-cleavage dioxygenase — MPSYFISHGGGPWPYMPEAQESNALLAASLRNIPQQLPRRPVAILAVSAHWETQAGFKVMAHPQPPMLYDYYGFPAHTYQVKYPAPGMPGLAGRVHDLLQAARLPVQIDHERGFDHGTFAPLAVMYPDADVPVVQLSIEAHYDPSVHIALGRALAPLRDEDILILGSGLSYHNLRNMGAGGTLPSAQFDAWLQQVVVQGPIDQRIAQLEKWAAAPSARQAHPREDHLIPLMVAVGAAENEAATCIYHETHAFGGITASSFRFG, encoded by the coding sequence ATGCCCAGCTATTTTATTTCCCATGGCGGCGGCCCCTGGCCGTACATGCCCGAGGCGCAGGAAAGCAATGCCTTGCTGGCGGCTTCGCTGCGCAATATCCCACAGCAATTGCCCCGGCGTCCGGTAGCCATACTGGCCGTATCGGCGCATTGGGAAACGCAGGCCGGGTTCAAGGTGATGGCGCATCCCCAGCCTCCCATGCTCTACGATTATTACGGCTTTCCGGCGCACACCTATCAGGTCAAGTATCCCGCGCCGGGCATGCCCGGCCTGGCGGGACGCGTGCACGATTTGCTGCAGGCGGCGCGTTTGCCGGTGCAGATCGATCACGAGCGAGGCTTCGATCACGGTACGTTCGCCCCCCTGGCCGTGATGTATCCCGATGCGGACGTGCCGGTTGTGCAGTTGTCGATCGAGGCTCATTACGATCCGTCGGTCCATATTGCGCTGGGCCGGGCTCTGGCCCCGTTGCGCGATGAAGATATCCTGATCCTGGGCAGCGGGTTGAGCTATCACAATCTGCGCAATATGGGGGCGGGGGGCACGCTGCCCTCGGCGCAGTTCGATGCATGGCTGCAACAGGTAGTGGTGCAGGGACCCATCGACCAGCGGATAGCGCAGCTTGAAAAATGGGCTGCGGCTCCTTCCGCGCGCCAGGCCCATCCGCGCGAAGACCACCTGATTCCCCTCATGGTGGCGGTGGGGGCGGCCGAAAACGAAGCGGCAACCTGCATTTATCACGAAACTCACGCCTTTGGCGGAATTACCGCGTCGAGTTTCCGCTTCGGTTGA
- a CDS encoding DoxX family protein has translation MSNANCQIWASRAQALLRIVAGYLFLSHGSAKLLHIPHVAMFDNLQLFSLPGLAGVLELVMGTLILVGLFTRFAAFIVSGEMAVAYFMAHASQGHVLAPSLNGGDAAVLFCFVFLFLVAAGAGAWSLDGLRNKA, from the coding sequence ATGTCAAACGCCAATTGTCAAATCTGGGCTTCACGTGCGCAGGCCTTGCTCCGCATTGTTGCCGGATATCTGTTCCTCTCTCATGGCAGCGCCAAACTGCTTCATATACCGCATGTGGCCATGTTCGATAATCTTCAGCTGTTTTCGCTGCCGGGCCTGGCCGGCGTCCTGGAACTGGTCATGGGCACTCTCATTCTGGTCGGCCTGTTTACGCGGTTCGCGGCGTTCATTGTTTCGGGCGAGATGGCGGTTGCCTATTTCATGGCGCATGCCAGCCAGGGACATGTTCTGGCCCCGTCCTTGAACGGAGGCGATGCGGCGGTTTTATTCTGCTTTGTATTCCTGTTCCTGGTTGCCGCCGGCGCTGGCGCCTGGAGCCTGGACGGTCTGCGCAACAAGGCTTAA
- a CDS encoding LysR family transcriptional regulator, whose protein sequence is MDTLLSLKVFCEIAAGGSFVAAARRLSLSAPMISKHMAHLEKELGVRLLNRTSRRVSLTEAGALYYEQCRAALDTLLLAETAIGSSVEVPQGILKITAPVWFANPRVVRIMAEYKRRYPEVVPDLHFSNRKVDMAAEGYDLALRVTRDPSPHLIVRRICEVPFYLVAAPAYLAAHGIPKTISDLSHYGGILPNYLNTEGFEFDGPKGKALIRLTPLMKSDDTTFSCHAVCAGAGIGFLPSWLIEEDLQRGTLTRVLPQYHQAPQELYATYVSRKYLTPKVRTFIDFLTEPLCQQVLASTPLPP, encoded by the coding sequence ATGGATACATTGCTAAGCCTCAAGGTTTTCTGTGAAATTGCCGCCGGCGGCAGTTTTGTCGCGGCGGCGCGGCGCCTGTCTCTATCGGCGCCCATGATCAGCAAACACATGGCCCATCTGGAAAAAGAGCTGGGTGTAAGGCTGCTCAACCGCACCAGCCGGCGCGTCAGCCTGACCGAGGCTGGCGCACTCTATTATGAGCAATGCCGGGCCGCCCTGGACACACTCCTGCTTGCCGAAACCGCCATCGGAAGCAGTGTGGAAGTGCCGCAGGGCATTCTCAAGATCACCGCCCCCGTCTGGTTCGCCAACCCGCGCGTGGTACGGATCATGGCCGAATACAAGCGACGTTACCCCGAAGTCGTACCGGATCTGCATTTTTCCAACCGCAAGGTCGATATGGCAGCCGAGGGCTACGACCTGGCGCTGCGCGTCACACGCGACCCGTCCCCTCACCTGATCGTTCGGCGCATCTGCGAAGTGCCCTTTTATCTGGTGGCCGCGCCTGCCTACCTGGCGGCCCACGGAATCCCCAAAACCATATCGGATCTGAGCCATTACGGCGGAATACTGCCCAATTACCTCAATACCGAAGGCTTCGAGTTCGACGGCCCCAAGGGCAAGGCGCTGATTCGCCTCACCCCCCTGATGAAGTCCGACGACACCACATTTTCCTGTCATGCCGTGTGCGCGGGCGCAGGCATCGGCTTCCTGCCATCCTGGCTGATCGAGGAAGACCTGCAGCGCGGCACGCTGACACGGGTGTTGCCGCAGTACCATCAGGCGCCGCAAGAGCTCTATGCCACCTACGTCAGCCGCAAATACCTGACCCCGAAAGTACGCACCTTCATCGATTTCCTGACCGAACCCCTGTGCCAGCAAGTCCTGGCCTCTACCCCTCTGCCACCATAA
- the pyrE gene encoding orotate phosphoribosyltransferase, with protein MADPTQNRKDFVRFSLEQGVLRFGQFKVKSGRLSPYFFNAGLFNSGLSVGRLARFYAQALIDSGLQFDMLFGPAYKGIPLSTATAIALAAHPAMAGRDVPFAFNRKEAKDHGEGGTLVGAPLQGRVVIIDDVITAGTSVRESVEIIRQAGAQPAAVLIALDRMERAGADDALSPHSAVQDVSKIYNMPVVSIASLGDIMGVLDHDSQLAEHRPAVAAYRARYGVQDN; from the coding sequence ATGGCCGACCCTACTCAGAACCGCAAAGATTTTGTACGTTTTTCCCTGGAACAAGGTGTGTTGCGCTTTGGGCAATTCAAGGTCAAATCGGGGCGCCTGAGCCCCTATTTTTTCAATGCGGGCCTGTTCAACTCCGGTTTGTCGGTGGGCCGCCTCGCCCGGTTCTATGCCCAGGCGCTGATCGACTCCGGCCTGCAATTCGATATGCTGTTCGGCCCGGCCTACAAGGGCATCCCCTTGTCCACAGCTACCGCCATCGCATTGGCCGCCCACCCCGCGATGGCCGGCCGCGATGTGCCCTTCGCCTTCAATCGCAAGGAAGCCAAAGACCACGGCGAAGGCGGCACGCTCGTCGGCGCCCCCTTGCAGGGCCGAGTGGTCATTATCGATGACGTCATTACCGCAGGCACCTCGGTACGCGAATCGGTCGAAATCATCCGCCAGGCCGGCGCCCAGCCCGCCGCCGTCCTGATCGCCCTGGACCGCATGGAACGGGCCGGGGCCGACGACGCCCTGTCGCCGCACTCGGCCGTACAGGACGTCAGTAAAATCTACAACATGCCCGTTGTCAGCATCGCGTCCCTGGGCGACATAATGGGAGTGCTGGATCACGACTCGCAACTTGCCGAACACCGCCCAGCGGTGGCCGCGTATCGCGCCAGGTACGGAGTACAAGACAACTGA
- a CDS encoding exodeoxyribonuclease III: MLRITSLNVNGIRSAFRKGLQPWLASQQADVVCLQEIKIHADDLSDDLLHPPGFSGHFYHAEKKGYSGVGLYMAKPAQAVTTGMGCDEFDNEGRIIRADWKNLSVVSAYLPSGSSGDERQQAKYRFLDHFAPWLDTMMKEYKKTGREFVICGDWNIAHHEIDLKNWKGNLKNSGFLPEERAWLSKVLSEMGWVDVYRQLHPDTTGEAYTWWSNRGQAWAKNVGWRIDYHIATPGIAAKAVSAAIYKDERFSDHAPLTIDYDWGT, translated from the coding sequence TTGCTACGCATCACTTCACTCAACGTCAACGGCATCCGATCCGCCTTTCGCAAAGGATTGCAACCCTGGCTGGCCAGCCAGCAGGCCGATGTGGTGTGCCTGCAGGAAATCAAGATCCACGCGGACGATCTCAGCGACGATCTGCTGCACCCGCCGGGCTTCAGCGGGCATTTCTATCATGCCGAAAAAAAGGGCTACAGCGGCGTAGGCCTGTATATGGCCAAACCCGCGCAGGCCGTTACCACAGGCATGGGCTGCGACGAATTCGACAACGAAGGCCGCATTATCCGCGCCGACTGGAAAAACCTCAGTGTCGTCAGCGCCTACCTGCCCTCAGGCTCGAGCGGCGACGAACGGCAACAGGCCAAATATCGTTTCCTCGATCATTTTGCGCCCTGGCTCGACACCATGATGAAAGAGTACAAAAAAACCGGGCGCGAATTCGTGATCTGCGGCGACTGGAATATTGCCCACCATGAAATCGACCTGAAAAACTGGAAAGGCAATCTGAAGAACAGCGGTTTCCTGCCCGAGGAACGGGCCTGGCTCAGCAAGGTCCTGAGCGAAATGGGCTGGGTCGACGTATACCGCCAATTGCATCCGGACACCACCGGCGAGGCTTACACCTGGTGGAGCAATCGCGGCCAGGCCTGGGCCAAGAACGTTGGGTGGCGCATCGATTACCACATCGCCACGCCCGGCATTGCCGCCAAGGCAGTCAGCGCGGCGATCTACAAGGATGAACGCTTCAGCGACCACGCGCCGCTGACGATCGATTACGACTGGGGCACCTAG
- a CDS encoding glutamine cyclotransferase: MNRSAAKITREYGPFPDVGNVGGVAYDGRQVWFAAGDKLCAFDPAGGTTQRSIDVAAQAGTAFDGQHLFQIVKDHIQKIDPATGHVLATIPAPGGGSDSGLAWAEGTLWVGQYQDRKIHQIDPRTGEILRTIESNRHVTGVTWVDGDLWHGTWEDDASELRRIDPGTGDVLERLEMPPGVGVSGLESDGGDQFFCGGGNSGKVRVVQRPRRDS; this comes from the coding sequence ATGAATCGATCAGCAGCCAAAATCACGCGTGAATATGGGCCCTTTCCGGATGTCGGCAATGTGGGAGGGGTCGCGTATGACGGCCGGCAAGTCTGGTTTGCAGCCGGAGACAAGTTGTGCGCCTTCGATCCAGCCGGCGGGACGACACAGCGTTCGATTGATGTCGCCGCGCAGGCGGGAACGGCCTTCGACGGCCAGCACCTGTTTCAGATCGTCAAGGATCACATCCAGAAGATCGACCCGGCGACCGGCCATGTGCTCGCCACGATCCCGGCCCCCGGTGGCGGCAGCGACTCGGGGCTGGCATGGGCCGAAGGCACGCTCTGGGTGGGGCAGTATCAAGACCGGAAGATCCATCAAATCGACCCCCGGACCGGGGAGATTCTTCGTACTATCGAGTCCAATCGCCATGTCACGGGAGTCACCTGGGTCGATGGTGATCTCTGGCACGGCACGTGGGAAGATGACGCCAGCGAGTTGAGGCGGATCGACCCTGGAACCGGAGACGTCCTGGAGAGGCTCGAGATGCCGCCTGGGGTGGGCGTGTCGGGGCTTGAGTCCGACGGCGGCGATCAGTTCTTTTGCGGCGGCGGAAACAGCGGGAAGGTGAGGGTCGTCCAGCGGCCCCGTCGAGATTCCTAG
- a CDS encoding helix-turn-helix domain-containing protein: MDLLIAAAARALAAGDPLGALNQVALRDDASALALRGVAMAQLGDFVRAKALLRSAARAFGPKEAVARARCVLAEAEVALASRDLGGPEKALDAARATLEEHGDRVNAAHARYLKARRLLLIGRLDEAERALAELDPAAFPPAARAAHELVVAGIAMRRLQTKAARAALARAGRAAHLAGIPALAAEVESASLALNMPAARLIAHGEQRPLLLEEVEALLASEALVVDACRHVVRDARTEISLARRPVLFTLARALAEAWPADVSRDALVAQAFRAKLADESYRARLRVEIGRLRTALRALAGVSATKRGFALMPRRAAEVVVLARPVEEKHGAVLAFLADGESWSSSALALALGASQRTVQRALDALAASGKVQSFGRGRTRCWMAPPVPGFTTTLLLPVPLPID, encoded by the coding sequence ATGGACTTGCTGATTGCGGCGGCGGCCCGTGCGCTCGCGGCGGGTGATCCCCTCGGCGCATTGAACCAAGTCGCCTTGCGCGACGACGCATCTGCGCTGGCGCTTCGGGGCGTCGCGATGGCGCAGCTGGGCGATTTCGTTCGAGCGAAGGCTCTATTGCGCAGTGCGGCGCGAGCCTTCGGCCCGAAAGAAGCCGTGGCCCGCGCAAGGTGTGTCCTTGCCGAGGCCGAGGTCGCACTCGCCTCGCGCGATCTCGGCGGGCCTGAGAAGGCGCTCGATGCGGCGCGAGCGACGCTCGAAGAGCACGGCGACCGCGTGAACGCCGCTCATGCGCGGTATCTGAAGGCGCGGCGCCTTCTCCTGATCGGGCGCCTCGACGAGGCCGAGCGTGCGCTTGCCGAGCTCGACCCCGCGGCCTTTCCGCCCGCGGCCAGAGCCGCCCACGAACTGGTCGTTGCGGGGATCGCGATGCGGCGTCTCCAGACGAAGGCGGCGCGCGCTGCATTGGCCCGGGCCGGGCGCGCCGCGCACCTCGCCGGTATCCCTGCGCTGGCGGCGGAGGTCGAAAGCGCGTCTCTTGCTCTGAATATGCCCGCTGCGCGCCTGATTGCGCATGGCGAGCAACGACCCCTCCTGCTCGAGGAGGTTGAAGCCTTGCTGGCGTCGGAAGCGCTGGTCGTGGACGCGTGCCGTCATGTCGTGCGCGACGCCCGCACGGAGATCTCGCTTGCAAGGCGCCCGGTGTTGTTCACGCTCGCGCGCGCATTGGCTGAAGCATGGCCCGCGGATGTATCGAGGGACGCGCTTGTTGCGCAGGCGTTCCGGGCGAAGCTCGCCGATGAGTCCTATCGCGCGCGCTTGCGTGTCGAAATCGGGCGGCTTCGCACGGCGCTTCGGGCACTGGCCGGTGTGAGTGCGACCAAACGAGGGTTTGCACTGATGCCGCGTCGTGCCGCCGAGGTCGTCGTGCTGGCGCGGCCGGTCGAAGAAAAGCATGGGGCGGTGCTTGCCTTCCTCGCCGACGGCGAGTCGTGGTCGAGCTCGGCCCTGGCGCTTGCGCTGGGAGCCAGCCAGCGCACTGTGCAGCGGGCGCTCGACGCGCTTGCGGCCTCGGGCAAGGTGCAATCGTTTGGCCGTGGGCGGACTCGTTGCTGGATGGCCCCGCCCGTGCCGGGATTCACGACAACTTTGTTACTCCCCGTTCCCCTCCCTATTGATTAG
- a CDS encoding DUF899 family protein, translating into MTEHMIGTPEEWMTARLELLDAEKALTRHSDELAKQRQALPWVRIDKAYRFDTDEGSATLTDLFKGRSQLLVYHTYSTYARGLDGLWGMYQWLDRTPKGRNETGVWWRRHDEYNNR; encoded by the coding sequence ATGACAGAACACATGATCGGAACACCCGAAGAGTGGATGACGGCGCGGCTCGAACTGCTCGATGCGGAGAAAGCGCTGACGCGGCACAGCGACGAACTTGCGAAGCAACGCCAGGCTCTGCCCTGGGTCCGGATCGACAAGGCGTACCGATTCGATACTGATGAAGGAAGCGCCACGCTCACAGACCTCTTCAAGGGTCGCTCGCAACTCCTCGTCTACCACACCTATTCCACCTATGCGCGCGGACTGGACGGCCTTTGGGGCATGTACCAGTGGCTCGACCGCACCCCAAAAGGGCGCAACGAGACAGGCGTCTGGTGGCGCCGCCACGACGAATACAACAATCGTTGA
- a CDS encoding DUF2182 domain-containing protein, giving the protein MVSGRAARHAFFSASALLFAASAAVTISWCTAMSTMGEMPMPGGWTMSMAWMRMPGQTWPGAAASFLGMWALMMVAMMLPSLAPMLWRYRQAIAATGGTRPGRLAALMGMGYFCVWAAFGMAVFPLGTALTMIEMQMPALARAVPIAVGVVVLTAGALQFSAWKIRQLACCRELPGCGRALPANAVAAWRHGLRLGLRCSGCCAGLTAILLVIGVMDLRAMAVVTAAITAERLAPAGERVARAIGAVAVVAGLFLIVRSAGLG; this is encoded by the coding sequence ATGGTTTCCGGGCGAGCTGCCCGGCATGCCTTCTTCAGCGCCTCCGCCCTGCTTTTCGCCGCCAGCGCGGCGGTGACGATCTCCTGGTGCACGGCCATGTCGACAATGGGCGAGATGCCCATGCCCGGCGGCTGGACGATGTCCATGGCTTGGATGCGGATGCCTGGACAAACGTGGCCCGGCGCCGCGGCATCGTTCCTCGGCATGTGGGCCCTGATGATGGTGGCAATGATGCTGCCATCCCTGGCCCCTATGCTGTGGCGCTATCGCCAAGCCATAGCCGCGACAGGCGGGACACGGCCGGGCCGGCTGGCCGCACTGATGGGCATGGGGTACTTCTGCGTGTGGGCCGCGTTCGGAATGGCCGTCTTTCCGCTGGGCACAGCGCTGACAATGATCGAAATGCAAATGCCGGCGCTGGCGCGCGCCGTTCCGATCGCGGTCGGCGTGGTCGTCTTGACCGCCGGCGCGCTCCAGTTCAGCGCATGGAAGATACGTCAGCTCGCCTGCTGCCGGGAACTGCCCGGGTGCGGCCGTGCCTTGCCGGCGAACGCCGTCGCGGCCTGGCGCCATGGCCTGCGTCTCGGCCTCCGCTGCAGCGGATGCTGTGCCGGCCTGACAGCAATCCTCCTCGTCATTGGAGTCATGGACCTGCGCGCAATGGCTGTCGTAACGGCGGCCATTACCGCCGAACGTCTCGCACCGGCCGGCGAGCGCGTCGCGCGAGCCATCGGAGCTGTCGCCGTCGTAGCCGGCCTGTTCCTGATCGTGCGCTCGGCTGGACTCGGATGA
- the ubiE gene encoding bifunctional demethylmenaquinone methyltransferase/2-methoxy-6-polyprenyl-1,4-benzoquinol methylase UbiE — MQNSTPKQPGPSPETTTHFGYKTVQEAEKAAKVAEVFHSVASRYDVMNDLMSAGLHRVWKAFTIGRADIRPGMKVLDIAGGTGDLAKAFAKRAGASGEVWLTDINDSMLRVGRDRLTDKGLLVPTAVCDAEKLPFPDGYFDRVSVAFGLRNMTHKDRALAEMRRVLKPGGKLLVLEFSHIAKPLAPVYDWYSFNILPWLGKKVAGDEASYRYLAESIRMHPDQQTLAGMLETAGLSRVRFFNLSAGLVALHEGVNLGA, encoded by the coding sequence ATGCAGAATTCAACCCCCAAGCAGCCCGGACCGTCTCCCGAAACGACGACTCATTTCGGCTATAAAACCGTCCAAGAGGCTGAAAAAGCCGCCAAAGTCGCCGAAGTGTTTCATTCGGTGGCCAGTCGCTATGATGTCATGAATGATCTCATGTCGGCAGGCCTGCACCGTGTCTGGAAGGCATTCACCATCGGCCGCGCCGATATCCGTCCGGGCATGAAGGTGCTCGATATTGCCGGAGGCACGGGCGATCTGGCCAAGGCCTTCGCCAAACGGGCAGGCGCTTCGGGCGAGGTCTGGCTGACCGATATCAACGATTCCATGCTGCGAGTGGGGCGCGACCGGCTTACCGACAAAGGCCTGCTGGTGCCTACCGCGGTTTGCGATGCCGAAAAACTGCCTTTTCCGGACGGGTATTTCGATAGGGTAAGCGTGGCTTTCGGCCTGCGCAATATGACACACAAAGATCGCGCCCTGGCCGAAATGCGGCGGGTATTGAAACCGGGAGGAAAACTGCTGGTGCTCGAGTTTTCCCATATAGCCAAGCCCCTGGCTCCGGTTTACGACTGGTATTCGTTCAATATTTTGCCCTGGCTGGGTAAAAAAGTGGCCGGCGACGAAGCAAGTTACCGATATCTGGCCGAATCGATCCGCATGCACCCCGATCAGCAGACTTTGGCGGGCATGCTCGAAACGGCCGGTTTATCGCGCGTACGCTTTTTCAATCTGAGCGCTGGGCTGGTGGCCCTGCACGAAGGCGTGAATCTGGGCGCCTAG
- the phoB gene encoding phosphate regulon transcriptional regulator PhoB, whose product MSTTILVVEDEPAIQELISVNLSFAGHKVLRAFDAEQAQTLIRAELPDLILLDWMLPGASGITLAKKLRSDERTRQVPVIMLTAKGAENDKIEGLEAGADDYITKPFSPKELLARIKALLRRRAPQLTDDIIKIGTLTLDPVTHRVTGHNTSLTIGPTEFRLLHFFMTHTERVFSRAQLLDQVWGDHVFVEERTVDVHIRRLRKALEPSRHENHIETVRGAGYRFTVHMVNPA is encoded by the coding sequence ATGAGCACAACCATACTTGTTGTTGAAGACGAACCGGCCATCCAGGAGCTGATTTCCGTCAATTTGAGCTTTGCCGGCCACAAAGTCCTGCGCGCATTCGATGCGGAACAGGCGCAAACGCTGATCCGGGCCGAATTGCCCGACCTGATTCTGCTCGACTGGATGCTGCCCGGCGCCTCGGGCATCACGCTGGCGAAAAAACTGCGCTCCGACGAGCGTACCCGGCAGGTGCCCGTCATCATGCTGACCGCAAAAGGCGCCGAGAACGACAAGATCGAAGGCCTGGAAGCCGGGGCCGACGACTACATTACCAAGCCGTTTTCTCCCAAAGAACTGCTGGCGCGCATCAAGGCGCTGCTGCGCCGGCGCGCGCCGCAGCTGACCGACGACATCATCAAGATCGGCACTCTTACGCTCGATCCGGTCACTCACCGGGTTACGGGCCACAACACATCCCTGACCATCGGGCCGACCGAGTTCCGCCTGCTGCATTTTTTCATGACGCACACCGAGCGGGTATTTTCGCGCGCCCAACTGCTGGATCAGGTATGGGGCGATCATGTGTTTGTCGAAGAACGCACGGTCGATGTCCATATCCGCCGACTGCGCAAGGCGCTTGAACCCAGCCGGCACGAAAACCATATTGAAACCGTGCGGGGCGCGGGCTACCGCTTTACCGTGCACATGGTCAATCCCGCCTGA
- the phoR gene encoding phosphate regulon sensor histidine kinase PhoR, with protein MIKTLISICLWGVLGWACGTWINASIGWAVFAFGLLIMTLVGGLQIARISRWVKDINSPPPPSVGPWDDILAPIYRQLRKDSNEIDLLNRHVAGIMLAAEALPDGAITLNEELLVTWCNQTASEHIGLNLKTDRNFSILNILRTPEFARYCRQANWPTPVLLHLSKDGRDKSLLVQLTPYGVKQFLIVTRDVTQVEKLETTRKDFVANVSHELRTPLTVLAGFLETLRDMPAESLSGEQRAHYQTLMLEQAQRMQAIVNDLLTLSTLESSPTAGGEPVQVSALIRTALQQAKIISNDQHVFVENIADDLGIVGIETELASAVSNLLTNAVRYTPKDGTITVSWYITEEGFACYSVQDTGIGIASQDIPRLTERFYRVDRGRSRATGGTGLGLAITKHVAMRHNAELTIHSRFGAGSLFSLQFPRSRVTTIATTATA; from the coding sequence ATGATTAAAACGTTAATCTCGATCTGCCTGTGGGGAGTCCTGGGCTGGGCTTGCGGCACATGGATCAACGCCAGTATCGGCTGGGCAGTCTTTGCCTTCGGCCTGCTCATCATGACCCTGGTGGGCGGCCTGCAAATCGCGCGCATATCCAGGTGGGTCAAAGACATCAACTCCCCGCCGCCTCCGTCCGTCGGGCCCTGGGATGATATCCTCGCACCGATTTACCGGCAGTTGCGCAAGGATTCCAATGAAATCGACCTGCTCAATCGCCACGTCGCTGGCATTATGCTGGCCGCCGAGGCATTGCCCGACGGCGCCATCACACTCAACGAAGAACTGCTCGTTACCTGGTGCAACCAGACCGCCAGCGAACATATCGGGCTGAATCTGAAAACCGATCGCAACTTCAGCATCCTGAACATCCTGCGCACACCCGAGTTTGCGCGCTATTGCAGACAAGCCAACTGGCCGACACCGGTCTTGCTGCATCTGAGCAAAGACGGCCGCGACAAATCACTGCTGGTGCAACTGACGCCCTACGGCGTCAAGCAATTTCTCATCGTCACCCGTGATGTCACCCAGGTTGAAAAACTGGAAACCACCCGCAAGGATTTCGTGGCCAACGTGTCTCACGAGCTGCGCACTCCGTTGACCGTGCTGGCCGGCTTTCTGGAAACGCTGCGCGACATGCCGGCCGAGTCGCTCAGCGGCGAACAACGAGCCCACTACCAGACGCTCATGCTGGAACAGGCGCAACGCATGCAGGCTATCGTCAACGACCTGCTCACCTTGTCCACGCTCGAATCCTCACCCACGGCCGGCGGCGAGCCGGTGCAGGTCAGCGCGCTCATCCGAACGGCGCTGCAGCAAGCCAAGATCATCTCGAACGACCAGCACGTCTTCGTCGAAAACATCGCCGACGATCTGGGTATCGTCGGCATCGAAACCGAACTGGCCTCGGCGGTGTCCAATCTGCTCACCAACGCCGTTCGCTATACCCCGAAAGACGGCACCATTACCGTGAGCTGGTACATCACTGAAGAGGGGTTTGCCTGCTATTCAGTGCAGGATACCGGCATAGGCATAGCGTCGCAGGACATTCCACGGCTCACCGAACGGTTTTATCGCGTCGACCGCGGCCGCTCCCGGGCCACCGGCGGCACGGGCCTGGGGCTTGCCATTACCAAGCACGTAGCCATGCGCCACAATGCCGAGTTAACGATTCACAGCCGATTTGGAGCCGGCAGCCTGTTCTCGCTGCAGTTTCCCCGTTCGCGCGTGACCACCATCGCCACGACCGCCACCGCCTAG
- a CDS encoding VOC family protein, whose translation MPHQAAIPPFHLAFPVRDLSEARAFYGNLLGCPEGRSSDQWVDFDFYGHQIVAHLSPEECGSSQTSKVDDHNVPVRHFGAVLEMSAWEALAAKLQAAKTRFVIEPYVRFKGEAGEQATMFFMDPSGNALEFKAFRNIDSLFAK comes from the coding sequence ATGCCCCACCAAGCCGCCATCCCTCCTTTTCACCTTGCTTTCCCGGTACGCGATCTGTCCGAAGCCCGCGCCTTTTACGGCAATCTGCTGGGCTGCCCCGAGGGCCGCTCGTCGGACCAATGGGTTGACTTCGACTTTTATGGACATCAAATCGTCGCACACCTGTCGCCCGAAGAATGCGGCAGCAGCCAAACCAGCAAGGTCGATGACCACAACGTACCGGTGCGCCACTTTGGCGCCGTACTCGAAATGAGTGCCTGGGAAGCCCTGGCCGCGAAGCTGCAGGCCGCAAAAACCCGCTTTGTAATCGAGCCTTATGTACGATTCAAAGGTGAAGCCGGCGAACAAGCCACCATGTTCTTTATGGACCCATCGGGCAATGCCCTGGAATTCAAGGCCTTCCGGAACATAGACTCGCTGTTTGCCAAATAA